In one window of Qipengyuania profundimaris DNA:
- the topA gene encoding type I DNA topoisomerase — protein sequence MQLVIVESPAKAKTIEKYLGKDFKVLASYGHVRDLPPKDGSVRPDEGFEMDWELYRDKQKRFKEISDAAKGADRLVLATDPDREGEAISWHVRELLAKRKTLPKEVDRVTFNAITKQAVTDAMKAPRELDQPLIDAYLARRALDYLYGFTLSPVLWRRLPGAKSAGRVQSVALRLIVDREIEIEHFRPDEYWSVIAKLQQDGSEFDARLVKFDGTKLEKLTLGDEGSAMAAKKAVEAANFTVEEVENKPFKRNPSPPFTTSTLQQEAARKLGFSASHTMRLAQSLYEAGAITYMRTDGVSMDGSAIAACRKAVADRYGGHALPDSPRMYKTKAKNAQEAHEAIRPTEFNRDRAGSGDEGKLYDLIYKRAMASQMAAAQLERTSVTLRDPTGQHELRATGQVVKYPGFLAVYQEGRDDAGDDDEDGLLPAIAKGDSPLKKGVEANQHFTQPPPRFSEASLVKRLEELGIGRPSTYASTIQTLRDRNYVRMEKNRFFAEESGRLLTAFLERFFEQYVAFDYTAGLEDELDTVSDGREDWKKLLEAFWRDFKPKTEEVMEKKPSEVTEVLDGFLADYLFPERADGKDPRTCPLCETEGREGGRLALRGGRYGAFVACANYPECKYTRQFAKPGGADADDGADDGVMGEHPETGLPIERKSGRFGPYVQMGEGKEAQRASIPKDLDDFDLEWAIKLLGLPRIVGEHPETGKEIEAAIGRYGPYLRHDGKYAKLQSTRDVFETGMNAAVTLLAEAANRKGGGRGKAEPIKTLGEHPTSGAEMKVMPGRYGPYVTDGTTNATIPKDMKPEDLTEAQAIELIDARAAKGPAKKKKAPANKKAAAKKKAPAKKKAASKKKPAEKKAAD from the coding sequence ATGCAACTCGTCATCGTAGAATCGCCGGCCAAGGCGAAAACCATCGAGAAATACCTCGGCAAGGACTTCAAGGTCCTCGCCTCCTACGGCCATGTCCGCGACCTGCCGCCCAAGGATGGCAGCGTGCGGCCGGACGAAGGCTTCGAGATGGACTGGGAGCTTTATCGCGACAAGCAGAAGCGCTTCAAGGAAATCAGCGATGCGGCGAAGGGTGCGGACCGGCTGGTCCTCGCCACCGACCCCGATCGCGAGGGCGAGGCGATCAGCTGGCATGTCCGCGAATTGCTGGCCAAGCGCAAGACGCTGCCCAAGGAAGTCGACCGCGTCACCTTCAATGCGATCACCAAGCAGGCCGTCACCGATGCGATGAAGGCACCGCGTGAGCTCGACCAGCCGCTGATCGACGCCTATCTCGCCCGCCGCGCGCTGGACTATCTCTACGGCTTCACACTCTCGCCCGTGCTGTGGCGCCGCCTGCCCGGCGCGAAGAGCGCGGGCCGCGTGCAATCGGTCGCGCTGCGCCTGATCGTCGACCGCGAGATCGAGATCGAACATTTCCGGCCCGACGAATATTGGTCGGTCATCGCCAAGCTGCAGCAGGACGGCAGCGAATTCGACGCGCGGCTGGTGAAATTCGACGGCACAAAGCTGGAGAAGCTGACGCTCGGCGACGAAGGCAGCGCGATGGCTGCGAAGAAAGCGGTCGAGGCTGCGAACTTCACGGTCGAGGAGGTCGAAAACAAGCCGTTCAAACGCAACCCCTCCCCGCCGTTCACCACCTCCACCCTGCAGCAGGAAGCCGCCCGCAAGCTCGGCTTCTCCGCCAGCCACACCATGCGGCTCGCCCAGTCGCTCTACGAAGCAGGCGCGATCACTTATATGCGGACCGATGGCGTGAGCATGGACGGCAGCGCGATCGCTGCCTGCCGCAAGGCAGTGGCCGATCGCTACGGCGGCCACGCGCTTCCCGACAGCCCGCGGATGTACAAGACGAAGGCCAAGAATGCGCAGGAAGCGCATGAGGCCATCCGGCCGACCGAATTCAATCGCGACCGCGCTGGATCGGGGGACGAGGGCAAGCTCTACGACCTCATCTACAAGCGCGCGATGGCGAGCCAGATGGCCGCCGCCCAGCTTGAACGCACCAGCGTGACGCTGCGCGATCCGACCGGCCAGCACGAGCTGCGCGCGACGGGGCAGGTGGTGAAATATCCCGGCTTTCTCGCCGTCTATCAGGAAGGCCGCGACGATGCGGGCGACGATGACGAGGACGGCCTGCTGCCGGCCATCGCCAAGGGCGACAGCCCGCTGAAAAAGGGCGTCGAGGCGAACCAGCACTTCACCCAGCCGCCGCCGCGCTTCTCCGAGGCGAGCCTGGTCAAGCGGCTGGAGGAGCTCGGCATCGGCCGCCCCTCGACCTACGCCAGCACGATCCAGACCCTGCGCGACCGCAACTATGTCCGCATGGAGAAGAACCGCTTCTTCGCCGAAGAGTCCGGCCGCCTGCTGACCGCCTTCCTCGAACGGTTCTTCGAGCAATACGTCGCGTTCGACTACACCGCAGGGCTCGAAGACGAGCTCGACACGGTCAGCGACGGACGCGAGGACTGGAAGAAACTGCTCGAAGCCTTCTGGCGCGACTTCAAGCCGAAGACCGAAGAGGTGATGGAGAAGAAGCCCTCGGAAGTGACCGAGGTGCTCGACGGATTTCTGGCCGATTACCTCTTTCCCGAACGCGCCGACGGCAAGGACCCGCGCACCTGCCCGCTCTGCGAGACCGAGGGCCGCGAAGGCGGGCGTCTTGCCCTGCGCGGTGGCCGTTACGGCGCCTTCGTCGCCTGCGCCAACTATCCCGAGTGCAAATACACCCGTCAGTTCGCCAAGCCCGGCGGTGCCGATGCCGATGACGGCGCGGACGATGGCGTGATGGGCGAGCATCCCGAAACCGGCCTGCCGATCGAGCGCAAGAGCGGGCGCTTCGGCCCCTACGTCCAGATGGGCGAGGGCAAGGAAGCGCAGCGCGCGAGCATCCCCAAGGACCTCGACGACTTTGATCTCGAATGGGCGATCAAGCTCCTCGGCCTGCCGCGCATCGTGGGCGAGCATCCGGAGACCGGCAAGGAAATCGAAGCCGCCATCGGGCGTTACGGACCGTACCTGCGGCACGATGGGAAATATGCGAAGCTGCAATCGACGCGCGATGTCTTCGAAACGGGCATGAACGCGGCGGTCACGCTGCTCGCCGAAGCGGCTAACCGCAAAGGCGGCGGGCGCGGCAAGGCTGAACCGATCAAGACGCTCGGCGAACATCCGACCAGCGGGGCCGAGATGAAGGTCATGCCGGGCCGCTACGGCCCCTATGTCACCGACGGCACGACCAATGCGACGATCCCCAAGGACATGAAGCCCGAGGACCTGACCGAGGCGCAGGCCATCGAACTGATCGATGCCCGTGCTGCGAAGGGTCCGGCGAAAAAGAAGAAGGCTCCGGCAAACAAGAAGGCTGCTGCGAAGAAAAAGGCCCCGGCCAAGAAGAAGGCCGCTTCGAAGAAAAAGCCTGCCGAAAAGAAGGCAGCCGACTGA
- a CDS encoding YybH family protein — protein sequence MIKMNTGSSVMLLSGASFLLLPACAATSYPSNSEFASLEREVRAFEAEVFASYNGGNAVLAADYYAVDAYVFIPGQPPTLGRDAIAANISRYMEDRNFRLDYVNEFTKVSASSDLAYTRGRLSVTYTDRQESSVRTIDSNYLLVMQRQPGFGWRVVEDISF from the coding sequence ATGATTAAAATGAATACAGGATCTTCGGTGATGCTCCTGTCGGGGGCGTCGTTCCTCCTTTTGCCAGCATGTGCAGCAACAAGCTATCCGTCTAATTCTGAATTCGCTTCCTTAGAACGTGAAGTTCGTGCTTTCGAAGCCGAAGTGTTCGCGTCCTACAACGGCGGGAACGCAGTTCTGGCAGCGGACTACTACGCGGTTGACGCTTACGTTTTCATCCCCGGCCAGCCACCTACCCTGGGCCGTGATGCTATCGCCGCCAATATTTCTCGGTACATGGAAGATCGCAATTTCAGGCTAGACTATGTGAACGAGTTCACCAAGGTATCAGCCTCTTCCGACCTCGCCTACACACGCGGTAGATTGAGCGTGACCTATACGGATCGGCAGGAAAGTTCGGTCCGCACCATCGACAGTAACTATCTTTTGGTGATGCAACGGCAGCCGGGTTTCGGCTGGCGAGTGGTGGAAGACATATCGTTTTAG
- the dprA gene encoding DNA-processing protein DprA: MSASLSQDEAFARIRLLRSPNIGPVSYAQLLARFGSAADALEALPELGKKGARQYRAAPADRIEREVDGVRKAGARYLFHDQPDYPALLAQIDGAPPILTWRGDLSLAAKPCVAMVGARNASAAAVKLAREFAQGLSEAQFTVVSGLARGIDGAAHEGAFPRTIGVIASGIDIAYPPQHAELQERIASEGLLIAEQPPGTEPRGSHFPSRNRIIAGLAGGTLVVEAAVKSGSLITARLAGEAGREVMAIPGSPLEARSHGCNHLIREGAVLVQSPEDVVELLSDFDGNPRSTFREPVEQFDFEPSELAEAEPADIASLLTTAPVAIDELIRQSGTSAAAVQLALLELEIAGRLERHAAGRVSLV, from the coding sequence GTGAGCGCGTCGCTATCGCAAGACGAGGCTTTCGCCCGCATCCGGCTGCTTCGCTCGCCCAATATCGGGCCGGTCAGCTATGCGCAGCTGCTTGCGAGGTTCGGCTCTGCGGCAGACGCGCTGGAGGCCCTGCCTGAACTCGGAAAGAAGGGCGCTCGGCAATATCGGGCCGCGCCCGCCGACCGGATCGAGCGCGAGGTGGATGGCGTGCGCAAGGCGGGCGCGAGATACCTCTTCCATGACCAGCCGGACTATCCCGCGTTGCTGGCGCAAATCGACGGTGCGCCGCCGATCCTGACCTGGCGCGGGGACCTGTCACTGGCGGCCAAGCCCTGCGTGGCGATGGTCGGCGCGCGCAATGCCAGTGCGGCGGCGGTGAAGCTGGCGCGCGAGTTCGCACAGGGTCTTAGCGAGGCGCAGTTCACCGTCGTCTCGGGTCTGGCACGCGGAATCGACGGCGCAGCGCATGAGGGCGCCTTCCCGCGAACCATCGGCGTGATCGCCAGCGGGATCGACATCGCCTACCCGCCGCAGCATGCCGAGCTGCAGGAGCGGATAGCGAGCGAAGGCCTGCTAATCGCCGAACAACCGCCGGGCACCGAACCGCGCGGCAGCCACTTCCCCAGCCGCAACCGCATCATCGCCGGGCTGGCGGGCGGCACGCTGGTGGTTGAGGCGGCGGTCAAATCCGGCAGCCTCATCACCGCGCGGTTGGCGGGCGAGGCGGGGCGCGAGGTCATGGCGATCCCCGGCAGCCCGCTCGAAGCGCGCAGCCACGGTTGCAACCACCTCATTCGCGAAGGCGCGGTGCTGGTGCAATCGCCCGAAGACGTCGTCGAGCTATTGAGCGATTTCGACGGCAACCCGCGCAGCACCTTCCGCGAGCCGGTCGAGCAGTTCGATTTCGAACCGTCCGAACTGGCCGAGGCCGAACCGGCGGACATCGCCTCGCTCCTGACCACCGCGCCGGTCGCAATCGACGAACTGATCCGCCAGTCGGGCACCAGCGCCGCGGCGGTCCAGCTGGCGCTGCTGGAGCTGGAAATTGCGGGCAGGCTGGAGCGGCACGCGGCGGGGCGGGTGAGTCTGGTCTGA
- the plsY gene encoding glycerol-3-phosphate 1-O-acyltransferase PlsY produces MDFGSGFTITTLYAALLGYGFGSIPFGLILAKLAGKGDIRQQGSGNIGATNVLRTGSKGLAAATLLLDLLKGFVPVFLAKLWFPEDMGWTALFAVLGHCFPVWLGFKGGKGVATNAGVAFGLMWPLGVVYAIAWLGMLAVTKISSLAGMVAVVVTAIAAYFAGEPTFAKVMAIIAVLVLWLHRENIKRLKAGTEPKIGSKG; encoded by the coding sequence ATGGATTTCGGAAGCGGTTTCACCATCACCACGCTCTATGCCGCGCTGCTCGGCTACGGCTTCGGCTCGATCCCCTTCGGCCTGATTCTCGCCAAACTGGCCGGAAAGGGCGATATCCGCCAGCAGGGCAGCGGCAATATCGGCGCGACCAATGTCCTGCGCACCGGCAGCAAGGGGCTGGCGGCGGCGACGCTGCTGCTCGACCTGCTGAAGGGCTTCGTGCCGGTGTTTCTCGCCAAGCTCTGGTTTCCCGAAGACATGGGCTGGACCGCGCTGTTCGCCGTGCTCGGCCACTGCTTCCCCGTCTGGCTGGGCTTCAAGGGCGGCAAGGGCGTAGCGACCAATGCGGGCGTTGCCTTCGGGCTCATGTGGCCGCTTGGTGTCGTCTACGCGATCGCCTGGCTGGGCATGCTGGCGGTGACGAAGATCAGCTCGCTTGCGGGAATGGTCGCTGTCGTGGTCACCGCGATCGCCGCGTATTTCGCAGGCGAACCCACTTTTGCGAAGGTCATGGCGATCATCGCCGTGCTGGTGCTGTGGCTCCACCGCGAGAACATCAAGCGGCTGAAGGCCGGGACCGAACCGAAAATCGGCTCCAAGGGGTGA
- the murI gene encoding glutamate racemase produces the protein MSPSAPILLFDSGVGGLTVLAELRELLPDAPVIYAADMAGLPYGTKTEAEVAARVAGLLGRMAERWHPRLICIACNTASTIALGMVREVLETPIVGTVPAIKPAAEITKTGTIGLLGTDSTVRQGYVDDLEREFAQGKTLLRYGASGLVALGEAKLRGEEICVDEVTKAASGLVFQPGGEDLDTVVLACTHFPLLEPELREAFGKDVTFIDGAKGIARQIARLVQGQEMEREVPDFAVTTGPMDDFEELTEAFAAHGLKGLVHL, from the coding sequence TTGTCGCCCTCTGCCCCCATCCTGCTGTTCGATTCCGGCGTGGGCGGGCTGACCGTGCTGGCCGAGCTGCGCGAACTGCTGCCCGATGCTCCGGTTATCTACGCCGCCGACATGGCCGGCCTGCCCTATGGCACCAAGACCGAGGCCGAGGTCGCCGCTCGCGTCGCCGGACTGCTCGGCCGGATGGCGGAGCGCTGGCATCCCCGGCTGATCTGCATCGCCTGCAACACCGCCAGCACGATTGCGCTGGGCATGGTGCGCGAGGTGCTGGAGACGCCGATCGTCGGCACGGTCCCTGCGATCAAGCCTGCCGCTGAGATCACCAAGACCGGAACCATCGGTTTGCTCGGCACCGATTCGACCGTCCGCCAAGGTTATGTCGACGACCTCGAACGCGAATTCGCGCAGGGCAAGACGCTGCTGCGCTACGGCGCGAGCGGGCTGGTTGCGCTGGGCGAGGCCAAGCTGCGCGGCGAGGAGATTTGCGTCGACGAGGTGACCAAGGCCGCATCGGGCCTCGTCTTCCAGCCGGGAGGCGAGGACCTCGATACGGTCGTCCTCGCCTGCACCCACTTTCCCCTGCTGGAGCCTGAATTGCGCGAGGCGTTCGGCAAGGATGTGACCTTCATCGACGGCGCAAAGGGCATCGCCCGCCAGATCGCGCGCCTCGTCCAGGGGCAGGAGATGGAACGCGAGGTGCCAGATTTCGCGGTCACCACCGGACCGATGGACGATTTCGAAGAGCTGACCGAAGCGTTCGCCGCGCACGGCCTGAAGGGTCTTGTCCACCTCTGA
- the hemA gene encoding 5-aminolevulinate synthase, which produces MNYDQIFDEAIDRLHTEGRYRVFIDILRNKGAFPNARCFAGHNGPKPVTVWCSNDYLAMGQHPKVIEAMEEALHDVGAGSGGTRNIGGNTHYHIQLEHELADLHGKDGALLFTSGYVSNDATLSTLAKLLPGCVIFSDELNHASMIAGIRNSGCEKRVFRHNDLEHLEELLAAEDEATPKLIAFESVYSMDGDVAPIHAICDLAEKYNALTYVDEVHAVGMYGKRGGGITERDEAAHRIDIIEGTLGKAFGVMGGYIAADTRIIDCIRSYAPGFIFTTSLSPVLVAGVLAAVRHLKASSEERDGQQAAAAMLKQKMRDAGLPVMDSVTHIVPLMVGDPVRAKKISDILLAEYGVYVQPINFPTVPRGTERLRFTPGPAHTPAMMDELVEALVEIWGRLELELKQAA; this is translated from the coding sequence GTGAACTACGACCAGATCTTCGACGAAGCCATAGACCGCCTCCACACGGAGGGCCGCTATCGCGTGTTCATCGACATCCTGCGCAACAAGGGTGCCTTCCCCAATGCGCGCTGCTTTGCCGGCCACAACGGACCGAAGCCGGTCACCGTGTGGTGTTCGAACGATTACCTCGCCATGGGCCAACATCCCAAAGTGATCGAGGCGATGGAAGAGGCGTTGCACGACGTTGGCGCAGGCTCCGGCGGCACCCGCAACATCGGCGGCAACACGCATTACCACATCCAGCTGGAGCATGAGCTGGCCGACCTCCACGGCAAGGACGGCGCGCTGCTGTTTACCAGCGGCTATGTCTCCAACGACGCTACGCTCTCGACGCTCGCCAAATTGTTGCCGGGCTGCGTGATCTTTTCCGACGAGCTCAACCACGCCAGCATGATCGCGGGCATCCGCAATTCGGGCTGCGAGAAGCGCGTCTTCCGTCACAACGATCTCGAGCATCTGGAAGAACTGCTCGCCGCAGAGGACGAGGCGACACCCAAGCTGATCGCCTTCGAAAGCGTCTATTCGATGGATGGCGACGTCGCCCCGATCCACGCGATCTGCGACCTTGCCGAAAAGTACAATGCGCTGACCTATGTGGACGAGGTCCACGCCGTCGGAATGTACGGCAAGCGCGGCGGCGGCATCACCGAGCGCGACGAGGCGGCCCACCGCATCGACATCATCGAAGGCACGCTGGGCAAGGCGTTCGGCGTGATGGGCGGCTACATCGCAGCCGACACGCGGATCATCGACTGCATCCGCAGCTATGCGCCCGGCTTCATCTTCACCACCTCGCTCAGCCCCGTGCTGGTCGCAGGCGTGCTGGCGGCTGTCCGCCATCTCAAGGCAAGCAGCGAAGAACGTGACGGCCAGCAGGCCGCTGCGGCCATGCTCAAGCAAAAGATGCGCGATGCGGGCCTGCCGGTGATGGACAGCGTCACGCATATCGTCCCACTGATGGTCGGCGACCCGGTGCGAGCCAAGAAGATCAGCGATATCCTGCTTGCCGAATATGGCGTCTATGTGCAGCCGATCAACTTCCCCACCGTGCCGCGCGGGACCGAGCGCCTGCGCTTCACCCCCGGCCCGGCCCACACGCCCGCGATGATGGACGAGCTGGTCGAGGCTCTGGTCGAGATCTGGGGCCGCTTGGAGCTCGAGCTCAAGCAGGCGGCCTGA
- a CDS encoding cell wall hydrolase has translation MVAEQSDKTDGIGPYVALAALVLLPLLLLAIFQSHPEPEQGQVEATEQPLMMPDLPASAEDTVLTSELAADDAQARNAAVPVDPAALSPISPFAFRGDSADRTRARDCLALAAMAEAGSGDADQRAVMQVVLNRTRHPAFANTVCGVVFEGSQRPTGCQFTFTCDGSLARRYSDGAWRSARARAEEALGGYVHQAVGTATHYHADYVYPYWSPSLDKVAVVGPHIFLRWKGTWGTQRGFSARYAGGEPDPLALRSRAQAVERPADLLPQLVDEGVAIRTITADGASDSSGAKPSPSTSARPGSPDPGVHFVLVSGGDSPQALVDRARALCPGNRYCQVYGWSSASDMPGELPLPFAARSTLRFSYLPARQGRDPIVYFDCRLFPDPTIGTCLPQARP, from the coding sequence ATGGTCGCAGAACAATCCGACAAGACCGACGGTATCGGGCCATACGTTGCGCTGGCGGCGCTCGTGCTGCTGCCGCTGCTGCTGCTCGCGATCTTTCAGTCTCATCCCGAACCCGAGCAGGGGCAAGTGGAAGCTACGGAGCAGCCGCTCATGATGCCCGACCTACCGGCTTCTGCCGAAGATACGGTGCTAACATCCGAACTTGCCGCAGACGACGCGCAGGCTCGCAATGCCGCCGTTCCGGTCGATCCTGCGGCACTCTCGCCCATCTCTCCGTTCGCCTTTCGCGGCGATAGTGCCGACCGCACCCGCGCGCGCGACTGCCTCGCGCTGGCAGCCATGGCGGAAGCGGGCAGCGGCGATGCGGACCAGCGCGCGGTGATGCAGGTGGTGCTCAATCGCACGCGCCATCCGGCCTTTGCGAATACGGTCTGCGGCGTGGTGTTCGAAGGATCCCAGCGGCCCACCGGTTGCCAGTTCACCTTTACCTGCGACGGCTCGCTCGCGCGGCGCTATTCCGATGGGGCGTGGCGCAGTGCCCGCGCCCGCGCGGAGGAAGCGCTCGGCGGCTATGTGCACCAGGCGGTCGGGACGGCCACGCATTACCACGCCGATTACGTCTACCCCTACTGGTCCCCCTCGCTCGACAAGGTCGCGGTGGTCGGGCCGCATATATTCCTGCGCTGGAAGGGCACATGGGGCACGCAGCGCGGCTTCTCCGCCCGCTATGCCGGGGGCGAGCCGGACCCGCTGGCGCTGCGCAGCCGGGCACAGGCCGTCGAGCGGCCCGCCGACCTGCTCCCGCAACTGGTGGATGAGGGCGTCGCGATCCGCACCATCACCGCCGACGGAGCGAGTGACAGCAGCGGTGCGAAGCCTTCCCCATCGACGAGCGCCCGCCCCGGATCGCCCGATCCCGGAGTCCACTTCGTTCTCGTCTCCGGCGGCGATTCGCCGCAAGCACTCGTCGATAGGGCGCGCGCATTGTGCCCAGGCAATCGATACTGCCAGGTCTATGGCTGGAGCAGTGCCTCGGACATGCCGGGCGAACTCCCCCTCCCCTTCGCCGCGCGCAGCACCCTGCGCTTCAGCTACCTGCCCGCCCGCCAGGGTCGCGACCCGATCGTCTATTTCGACTGCCGCCTATTCCCCGATCCGACCATCGGCACCTGCCTGCCGCAGGCGCGGCCGTAA
- a CDS encoding nitroreductase — protein sequence MSGNPDMTFDEVVNGRRSIRGYLDKPVPRDLIEEVLALAMRSPSSMNTQPYNFHVITGEPLDRIRKGNTERILAGEPDSREFRRGEPFSGKHRERQIGCAVQLFEAMGIERDDKDARQDWVLRGFRQFDAPVCVIVTYDRELSGSDDTPFDCGAVTTALVNAAWSRGLGCVINSQGIMQSPVVREHANIPDDQVIMKAVAMGWPDEDFPANPVKITRREVDEAARFVGFDD from the coding sequence ATGAGCGGCAATCCGGACATGACATTCGACGAGGTGGTCAACGGCCGCCGCTCCATCCGCGGCTATCTGGACAAGCCGGTGCCGCGCGACCTGATCGAGGAAGTGCTGGCGCTGGCCATGCGCTCGCCCTCCTCGATGAACACGCAGCCCTATAATTTCCACGTCATCACCGGCGAGCCGCTCGACCGGATCCGCAAGGGCAATACCGAGCGTATCCTCGCCGGCGAGCCGGACAGCCGCGAATTCCGCCGTGGCGAGCCCTTCTCGGGCAAGCATCGCGAGCGCCAGATCGGCTGCGCGGTCCAGCTGTTCGAGGCGATGGGGATCGAGCGCGACGACAAGGACGCACGGCAAGATTGGGTGCTGCGCGGTTTCCGCCAGTTCGACGCACCCGTCTGCGTCATCGTGACCTATGACAGGGAACTTTCCGGCAGCGACGACACGCCGTTCGATTGCGGCGCAGTGACGACCGCGCTGGTCAATGCTGCATGGTCGCGCGGGCTCGGCTGCGTCATCAATTCGCAAGGCATCATGCAAAGCCCGGTTGTGCGCGAACATGCGAACATCCCGGACGATCAGGTGATCATGAAGGCCGTCGCGATGGGCTGGCCGGACGAGGACTTCCCCGCCAACCCGGTCAAGATAACCCGCCGCGAGGTGGACGAAGCCGCGCGTTTTGTCGGCTTCGACGACTAG
- a CDS encoding 2-hydroxychromene-2-carboxylate isomerase: protein MSVPVEFFFDLSSPWTRLAFANVRPALDGLDYTIRWLPFLVGGVFNAVNPSVYESRKPENAAKLARSFEWLKQWAQLAGVGMNFPTEHHPLKSVHAMRFCCALEDDQEALERFAHAAFEAYFTEGRNLDDQAELVAVADACGFGGSALGQQATSQPIKDRLRTNTEEAIERGAFGSPTLFVGGEHMYFGNDQLPLVRQKVAELA, encoded by the coding sequence ATGAGCGTCCCGGTCGAGTTCTTCTTCGACCTGTCCAGTCCGTGGACCCGGCTCGCATTTGCGAATGTCCGCCCGGCGCTGGACGGTCTGGATTACACTATCCGCTGGCTACCCTTTCTGGTGGGCGGCGTGTTCAATGCGGTGAACCCATCGGTCTATGAGAGCCGCAAGCCGGAGAATGCCGCGAAGCTGGCGCGCAGCTTCGAATGGCTGAAGCAATGGGCGCAGCTGGCCGGCGTAGGGATGAATTTTCCGACCGAGCATCATCCGCTGAAATCGGTCCACGCCATGCGGTTCTGCTGTGCGCTCGAAGACGACCAAGAGGCGCTGGAGCGTTTTGCCCATGCCGCGTTCGAGGCCTATTTCACCGAAGGCCGCAATCTTGACGATCAAGCGGAACTGGTGGCGGTGGCGGATGCCTGCGGCTTCGGTGGATCTGCGCTAGGACAGCAAGCGACCAGCCAGCCGATAAAGGATCGGCTGCGCACCAATACCGAAGAAGCGATCGAGCGCGGCGCCTTCGGTTCGCCGACGCTGTTCGTCGGCGGCGAGCACATGTATTTCGGGAACGACCAACTGCCGCTGGTGCGGCAGAAGGTTGCCGAGCTCGCCTAG
- a CDS encoding glutathione S-transferase N-terminal domain-containing protein codes for MIEFFTAPAPNGWKVAIMLEECGLEYEPRWVNLAAGDQHTEDYLAINPNGRIPAIIDHAPEDGGDPVTIFESGAVLLYLAEKSGRFLPDDLRGRSRVRQWLFWQVGHLGPTLGQHGHFHLYAEEKLPYAIERFHREALRVYGVMDRQLADNEHIAGQDYTIADMACFPWVRTWKAQGIPLEDFAHVKRWYDTLKQRDGLRRGVALGSDMARRGEMSEEERKNLFGTGKARVR; via the coding sequence ATGATCGAATTCTTCACCGCGCCAGCACCCAACGGGTGGAAGGTCGCCATCATGCTCGAAGAATGCGGGCTTGAGTATGAGCCGCGCTGGGTGAACCTGGCGGCGGGCGACCAGCACACGGAGGACTATCTCGCGATCAATCCCAACGGCCGGATCCCTGCGATCATCGACCACGCGCCGGAGGACGGCGGCGATCCGGTGACGATCTTCGAATCCGGTGCGGTGCTGCTGTATCTTGCTGAAAAGTCGGGCCGCTTCCTGCCCGATGATCTGCGCGGCCGGTCCCGCGTGCGGCAATGGCTGTTCTGGCAGGTAGGGCATCTGGGGCCGACGTTGGGCCAGCATGGTCACTTCCACCTCTATGCCGAGGAAAAGCTGCCTTACGCCATCGAGCGTTTCCACCGCGAGGCGCTACGCGTGTACGGGGTGATGGACCGGCAGCTCGCCGATAATGAGCACATCGCGGGCCAGGACTATACCATCGCCGACATGGCCTGCTTCCCTTGGGTGCGGACGTGGAAGGCGCAGGGGATCCCGCTGGAGGACTTCGCCCATGTGAAGCGCTGGTACGACACGCTCAAGCAGCGCGATGGGCTGCGGCGCGGCGTCGCGCTCGGCAGCGATATGGCGCGGCGCGGGGAGATGAGCGAGGAAGAGCGCAAGAACCTTTTCGGCACCGGCAAGGCGAGGGTGCGATGA